A region of the Echeneis naucrates chromosome 22, fEcheNa1.1, whole genome shotgun sequence genome:
TCACTTCAGGGAAGATCTTCGACATGGGGGTTAAAGGCTCCAGGTCCGACATTGCAAAGTCCTGGTCCTCACTTGGACATATGGAAGGGATCTGTCAATCAGGACAGACACAAGTGTAAGCAAGTCACACATTTTGTATAATAATTTGGATGGAGACTTagtttaaaatgttacttttgaaaaataaaacaacaggaagagacaaaCCTCACAACGTTTATCCTGCATGTATGCAGAGCTAAAAACGTCGTCAACATCTCTGGGCATCGCCTCCAAGAACTGCCGGACCTGCTGCTTTCGCTTTAATGTTCCAACTCGGGCAGATATTACAGGATGATCTGTAACTACACATATTTATAGCTTGTCAATTATATGGATGTTCTTACGGAGTTTTAGATTCTACAAGTTTAAATATAGTTCCTGCTGTTTCGTACTGAGAGGCTGCTCAATCTACTACCTggaggattattttttttacctggatCTTTTGGTGcctcccctttttcctttctggGGTTCTTAGCTTTCTTAGCAGGACTCTGTGCTGTTCCCTGGCAGGTGTGCTGATTGTGGCACTCCTCTGCAGAGCGTGTTCCGACTATACTCGCCACCTTTGCCCAGTAGCCTGGCATGTACTTAGGATAGTAGGACACAGCCCTGTGCACGTACAAAGAAATATCAAGCAGCCATAAGGGCTTTGTTTCATAAGGGATTTAAACTTATGCTACAGAAATACATGACTTACTCCTGTAGCTTCAGGAGTTCTGCCTCGGACCACCCATCTTCATCTCGCTCCTCTGGAATGACTGTGCTGCCTTTGTGAGCTTTGTGTCTTTTGCTGGATTTTGTAGACTTGGGCAGACTTGGGCTGTTGGGCTGTGTGGGGGGTGAAACATTGATAAATTTGCTCTTTTTCGACTTTGGTTGAGATTGTGCTGCTTCtgtttcattgcttttttttgaTACTCTTCTTCTTGTCTGTTGCTTCCTCCCACTTTTGTCAGAGCTCTCTGAAGACGTTCTCAGTGGAGTCACATGAGATGACTGCGACTTAAGGACCTTCCCACTCTTGTTGTAgactccttttgttttcttcttagTCTTACACGAAAACTCCTCATCTGTTAACTGTAAGCTTATATCACTCATAGTGGAGGATTCAGGGGATCCTCGAACAGTCtgtctcctctcattttttGAAAGCCAGTTTGTAtcatgtgtctgtttttttgacTTCTGGGTTGATGCtttttcatgcctttttttcatttgaggaACCGTGTCCACATATGACAGTCTTTCCACAGCTGTACACTTTCTACGAGACCTTGTTGTTCTGGCAGGCTGCTCCTGCCTGCTAGATATCTCTACAGGAGGTTCAGGTGGATTAGAAAGCCTGTGGTCATGGCTGACCTTGGCTCGGTTGTGTCTGTGGGATGAAACTTTAACCTTCCTCAATGGCGCTGACACGTTTGCATCCCCAACCGTTTCACTTCCTTCACTCCCTAAAAGCACAGCAAAGTTTATTTACATGCAACTCATAACTTGTCTCATCACAACTTCAGTTATTTTTACCTTCACTACAGGGTAGAAACACACGGGCAGGTTTTGGTGATTTTCTTGCAGACACTGTTGGATTGACTACCTGTGAGACATAGAAATGACGTGTTCACGTTCATCACCAATATCAATTAGCTgtataaaatcataaaaactaGCCCTCAAATTTAAGGTGTTTACAGGGACACAGCTGGAGGTATCATAACATTCATGGATGGTAACATTCATCTGTGCGTCCAGAATGACTCTTCCTCCTTTCCAATACTCCAGGGGTGGCTTGATGACCCGGCCACTTCGAGACACTTTTGTTGAGGAGGGTGTTGGAGGACAGGAATCAGCtgtagaagaaaagaaaagaaaagcacataCAAACAGCACTTTACTTTTGCTTTACTTTAGCACAGATGTCCAGATAACAAAAACTGAGAATAAAAGGCATTTTTTACATTGCTCTCAGCCAGCAAATGATGAAAGAAGGCAATAGGACATTTGAGGCTTTTGCATGTGTCTGCTTACGTGTCTTGAAAACCTTTTGCCTCTGTTGCCTCAAAGAGAGGTTGATGGGGGATGTCTCAGATGTGGTCTTGGATACGGAAGCTCTCCCACATTTggtcttctctgtttttctgctgggGCAGagataattatatatattaattaaaacattatttaaattctatgtcaaatatataataatagaATATCAACAACATTGAATAAACAACAATTGAGTATCTATAAAAGCATAAATTCTGTCTACTCTATGCAGGTCACTCTGGAGTGAACCAAATGTCCTTACTCTTTTGACTCTGACAGAAACTTCTCAAAAAACACCTTCCAGTTTGGTGGAAAACCATTGACAAACTTCTTCAAAAACCAATTGGGAAACActgcaggagaaaaaggaagaggatagaaaaacaaatacacaattatACATATTGGAAATgtgaatgtaatgtaatgtttgctttatattttaaattctcTTTTAAAATTTTCTCTGGAAAAGATGCCGAGATTCTTAATGCAAAAAATCCACCTATATTAATGAGTTACCTGATTCAGCACGTGAATACATCTTGCCAACCAAAATGTAAACCCTGCCAGTGACAGTCTTAACCACAGAATTAGAAACTCTGTCCACAATGATGTTGCTATTCCATGGTATATTGTCCTGGCTTAGTGgaagagacaagaaaaaaaaaatgttttcagagtaGAGGACGCCAACTACGttattttaaacatcaaaatTGTTGAGATCACAATATATCAAGAAATACTTACCAGTGTGTTCCATCAAGAAACAAGCCATTGTGATTTTTCCTCAAAAACCAATTTCTTAGATAAATGACACTCTCctgtcagaggaaaacagaaaaacacatccagTTAAACACTATGACAGTTCAAAAGGCCAAAAAGGATAAACTAccattgattttcatttcctACATGTAAAATGTTTGCAAATAAAACCTTCTGCCCCAATACACAATCAGTCAGTCACTTGATTTTTCCATGCTCAATCataataaattagttttttgcTCTTCCTAAAGCA
Encoded here:
- the mis18bp1 gene encoding mis18-binding protein 1 isoform X3, producing MASYHLLKHTKPESESPAKIFAKLKSKVQREAMCAKERPCNVRDKRGADFNSPRDRPDNFRMTTKLSENQTPEYYHGEARALTLSPISTPQKHPDHSFSDIKNDYTEDVPLLMGAAFMSRNAHTPVKRSFLESTAVSQPLSEVNREQARTDRPQTTSRTPGRDRAPPSHQLSPVRTFSPRRLRKRKWEQQGFGDISSKAQKVNHGGSNEPSAAFSKITHDKTVGEDLGDVRGFPVGRSEMSQFMPDSMYPPPRSVVEKRGVPMMGKIRPMSPAKMFAYMKERESKKEQQEVHEVSSSTRDLFDRGNTFHQSRDAPLSNPHNIADMEDVAFRGVPESAVPVNCSSVESADSQSEDFRTSPAPLEPVLLEDPLVLNSPRISIPKKHQPVFKRNKWPQQAKFPNESVIYLRNWFLRKNHNGLFLDGTHCQDNIPWNSNIIVDRVSNSVVKTVTGRVYILVGKMYSRAESVFPNWFLKKFVNGFPPNWKVFFEKFLSESKDRKTEKTKCGRASVSKTTSETSPINLSLRQQRQKVFKTPDSCPPTPSSTKVSRSGRVIKPPLEYWKGGRVILDAQMNVTIHECYDTSSCVPVVNPTVSARKSPKPARVFLPCSEGSEGSETVGDANVSAPLRKVKVSSHRHNRAKVSHDHRLSNPPEPPVEISSRQEQPARTTRSRRKCTAVERLSYVDTVPQMKKRHEKASTQKSKKQTHDTNWLSKNERRQTVRGSPESSTMSDISLQLTDEEFSCKTKKKTKGVYNKSGKVLKSQSSHVTPLRTSSESSDKSGRKQQTRRRVSKKSNETEAAQSQPKSKKSKFINVSPPTQPNSPSLPKSTKSSKRHKAHKGSTVIPEERDEDGWSEAELLKLQEAVSYYPKYMPGYWAKVASIVGTRSAEECHNQHTCQGTAQSPAKKAKNPRKEKGEAPKDPVTDHPVISARVGTLKRKQQVRQFLEAMPRDVDDVFSSAYMQDKRCEIPSICPSEDQDFAMSDLEPLTPMSKIFPEVKTPQCLHITPGMMGSPNRNHDDKYVYQLQKRMKKNQFNVCKQARPSKSFTPSPSVKRTMKRCGKTDDAFVVWEMFPGNDVALSDSEAEEDFYFSDND
- the mis18bp1 gene encoding mis18-binding protein 1 isoform X2, yielding MASYHLLKHTKPESESPAKIFAKLKSKVQREAMCAKERPCNVRDKRGADFNSPRDRPDNFRMTTKLSENQTPEYYHGEARALTLSPISTPQKHPDHSFSDIKNDYTEDVPLLMGAAFMSRNAHTPVKRSFLESTAVSQPLSEVNREQARTDRPQTTSRTPGRDRAPPSHQLSPVRTFSPRRLRKRKWEQQGFGDISSKAQKVNHGGSNEPSAAFSKITHDKTVGEDLGDVRGFPVGRSEMSQFMPDSMYPPPRSVVEKRGVPMMGKIRPMSPAKMFAYMKERESKKEQQEVHEVSSSTRDLFDRGNTFHQSRDAPLSNPHNIADMEDVAFRGVPESAVPVNCSSVESADSQSEDFRTSPAPLEPVLLEDPLVLNSPRISIPKKHQPVFKRNKWPQQAKFPNESVIYLRNWFLRKNHNGLFLDGTHCQDNIPWNSNIIVDRVSNSVVKTVTGRVYILVGKMYSRAESVFPNWFLKKFVNGFPPNWKVFFEKFLSESKEKTEKTKCGRASVSKTTSETSPINLSLRQQRQKVFKTPDSCPPTPSSTKVSRSGRVIKPPLEYWKGGRVILDAQMNVTIHECYDTSSCVPVVNPTVSARKSPKPARVFLPCSEGSEGSETVGDANVSAPLRKVKVSSHRHNRAKVSHDHRLSNPPEPPVEISSRQEQPARTTRSRRKCTAVERLSYVDTVPQMKKRHEKASTQKSKKQTHDTNWLSKNERRQTVRGSPESSTMSDISLQLTDEEFSCKTKKKTKGVYNKSGKVLKSQSSHVTPLRTSSESSDKSGRKQQTRRRVSKKSNETEAAQSQPKSKKSKFINVSPPTQPNSPSLPKSTKSSKRHKAHKGSTVIPEERDEDGWSEAELLKLQEAVSYYPKYMPGYWAKVASIVGTRSAEECHNQHTCQGTAQSPAKKAKNPRKEKGEAPKDPVTDHPVISARVGTLKRKQQVRQFLEAMPRDVDDVFSSAYMQDKRCEIPSICPSEDQDFAMSDLEPLTPMSKIFPEVKTPQCLHITPGMMGSPNRNHDDKYVYQLQKRMKKNQFNVCKQARPSKSFTPSPSVKRTMKRCGKTEDDAFVVWEMFPGNDVALSDSEAEEDFYFSDND
- the mis18bp1 gene encoding mis18-binding protein 1 isoform X1 → MASYHLLKHTKPESESPAKIFAKLKSKVQREAMCAKERPCNVRDKRGADFNSPRDRPDNFRMTTKLSENQTPEYYHGEARALTLSPISTPQKHPDHSFSDIKNDYTEDVPLLMGAAFMSRNAHTPVKRSFLESTAVSQPLSEVNREQARTDRPQTTSRTPGRDRAPPSHQLSPVRTFSPRRLRKRKWEQQGFGDISSKAQKVNHGGSNEPSAAFSKITHDKTVGEDLGDVRGFPVGRSEMSQFMPDSMYPPPRSVVEKRGVPMMGKIRPMSPAKMFAYMKERESKKEQQEVHEVSSSTRDLFDRGNTFHQSRDAPLSNPHNIADMEDVAFRGVPESAVPVNCSSVESADSQSEDFRTSPAPLEPVLLEDPLVLNSPRISIPKKHQPVFKRNKWPQQAKFPNESVIYLRNWFLRKNHNGLFLDGTHCQDNIPWNSNIIVDRVSNSVVKTVTGRVYILVGKMYSRAESVFPNWFLKKFVNGFPPNWKVFFEKFLSESKDRKTEKTKCGRASVSKTTSETSPINLSLRQQRQKVFKTPDSCPPTPSSTKVSRSGRVIKPPLEYWKGGRVILDAQMNVTIHECYDTSSCVPVVNPTVSARKSPKPARVFLPCSEGSEGSETVGDANVSAPLRKVKVSSHRHNRAKVSHDHRLSNPPEPPVEISSRQEQPARTTRSRRKCTAVERLSYVDTVPQMKKRHEKASTQKSKKQTHDTNWLSKNERRQTVRGSPESSTMSDISLQLTDEEFSCKTKKKTKGVYNKSGKVLKSQSSHVTPLRTSSESSDKSGRKQQTRRRVSKKSNETEAAQSQPKSKKSKFINVSPPTQPNSPSLPKSTKSSKRHKAHKGSTVIPEERDEDGWSEAELLKLQEAVSYYPKYMPGYWAKVASIVGTRSAEECHNQHTCQGTAQSPAKKAKNPRKEKGEAPKDPVTDHPVISARVGTLKRKQQVRQFLEAMPRDVDDVFSSAYMQDKRCEIPSICPSEDQDFAMSDLEPLTPMSKIFPEVKTPQCLHITPGMMGSPNRNHDDKYVYQLQKRMKKNQFNVCKQARPSKSFTPSPSVKRTMKRCGKTEDDAFVVWEMFPGNDVALSDSEAEEDFYFSDND